The Deinococcus sp. KNUC1210 genomic interval CATTGCAACTCACCCCGTAGCCGTCACAGTAGGCCCGGAGTCGCGCCGCTCGGTCGATCGGCGTTCCAAATCCCCGTTGATACGCGCGAGCATCATCCATGACAGGGACCATAAACCACGCGAGCACGCCCGAGTCATACCCTGCTGGACCTGGCCCGGCCAGGTCCCAATCGATAAGGCCGCAAATTTCGCCGCGTTCACTGTCCCAGAGCAAATTCCATGGGCCAACGTCCCCATGCTGAACAGGGCCCTGAACGGGCGTTGTTGTTGGTAATTGCCAACGCGCACGCTCAGGCGCCTCATAGGTCGCAAGCGTCGATTCCAGCCTGCGCGCAAAGACGCCAGCGGCGCGCGCACCCTCCAGACTCTGGATCAAGGGCAGCAACGGCCACGCTTGATCTGCACCGTCCACAAATCGGAGGTACTCGAAGTGCGCATCGAGCTGGACTGGTTTCGGAGACAGACCAAAACCGGCACGATCGAGCCAATGCAAGAGATCGTGGACAGCCGTGCTCCAGTACCCTCGTGGTCTGCGGACGATCCCGTCTTCAATATGGATTCCCCGGTCAAAGAGTCCGGCTCCAGGATGCTCACTCACGGCGGTTCCTCCCAGGGAGAGCGCTCTGTTCATGACCCGTCTCTCACTGGCCTTGATCATCGCATAGCAATAGTCCCATCAGCAGACCGCCCTCAACGCAAGTCGCTCCTTAACATGATGTAAGATCCAGCGCTGAGTAGTCACAACAGTTCTTTGGGGCCCTGAGTCCCGCGGATTACGGACAGTCCTGCTGGAACCCCATGATCGGTGGGGTTTAAGGGCGACCTGTACCGACCAGGCGGTGATCCTCTCCGCCTGGGTGTCTGCTGTGGGTCACTGACGTTCGGACGTGCCTGGAGCGCACCATGGACAGCCGTCCATTTTCCCCTGTTGAGGTCAGGCTCCCTGTCGGACGCTGCGCAAGCCGCTCACCTCGCGCAGAATGACGTCGCGTACGGGCGGCAACGACAGGGCAAGCGGCAGCATTCGGTCGCGGACGCCGCGCAGCAGGGGAACGGCCGTGGTGACCAAGCGGGTCTGCACCTCTGTCAGGCGCACGACATGCGAAGCCACTGCCCGCCGGTCGGACCTATAGGTGTCCAGTTGCCCGCTTGCCAGTTTGCGCGCGAACAGGATGCCGTCCTCGATGCCGAGGTTCATGCCGCGCGCTCCCACGGGAGAATGCAAATGGGCCGCGTCGCCGGCCAGATACACCCGGCCACGGCCGTAGGTGTCCGCCAGGCGGGCACTGATCTTGAATTCAGAGTGCCACACCACCTCTTGGACCTGCGTTCCGGGCGGCAACTGCTCCAGGACATTGCCTTTACTGGACACCACCCGGAGCAGGTCGACGCCGAACGGGAAGGCCAGGAACGCCCGTCCTGGCTGGGCGATGAGCTGCACGGCCGCGCGCTCGAACGGCCACTCGCCGCGAATGTCCGCCAACGACCACGGCTGTTCGTAGGTCCGTCCCGGCATTGCGATCCCCAGTCCCGTCCGGACAGGGCTGTGGCTACCGTCGGCCCCGAGCATGTAGGCGCTCCGAACGTCCGACTCCCGATCCCCGTTCCGCAAACTGGCGGTGACGCCCGTGGCGTCCTGGGTGAAGCTGAGCAGTTCCACACCGCGCTCGACGTCAATGCCTTCCTGGGCCAGCCGCTCGGTCAGGAGGCGCTCGGTGTCGCTTTGGGCCAAGGCCAGGAGGTGATTGAACTGGTGATGAAGGCGGGTGAAGTCGACCGTGGCGACGAGCCGGTCCGGGGTCCGTAGGTTCAGCCGCGGCAGAACATGACCGGCCGAGAGCAGCACCTTATCGAGGCCCAAAGGGCTGAGCAGTTCCAGGGTGCGGGGGTTGACGCCGATGGCCCGCGAAAAAGGCGTGGGCTGTGGAAGGCGGTCGATGATTCGTGGCCGGGTTCCCAATCGGGCGAGTTCGAGGGCGGCTGCGAGCCCGGTTGGGCCGGCCCCGACAATCAGGACGTCTGCGGTCATGATGGACTCCTTTGAGAGGAAAGCACGCCGTGGAGGAACACGTCGACGACGTCGGTAAGGTGCTGGGGGTCGGGGACCTGAGGGGTGCGGGCGAGCAGGCCGTCGATCAGCACGAACGTCAGCAGCGGACCGATCAGCGCCCGAGCGGCCACGAGCGGGTCACTCAGGTGCAGCAGCCCGGCGTCGCGGGCGGCCGTCAGGGTGGACGCTGTCCGGTCGAGCACGGCCTGCGGAACTGCCCGGACGAACAACTCCCCGAGTTCGGGTTGGGTGGTCATCTCGGCGATGAGAATTCGGATCAGGGCGAGGTACTCGGGGTGCATGAGCTGCGTAACGGTCGCGTGAGCCAGGGCTTCCAGGCGCTGCTGAAGGATGGGGAAGGTCAGCAGGCTGACCGGTTCGGGCAGCGGTGGGCCGAGCGTCTGGATCAGGTCTGCGAGCACGTCGGCGAGCAGGTCCTCCTTTCGGTGATAGCGGGCATAGAGGGTGGCTTTGGACATGCCTGCGGCAGCCGCGATGCGGTCGGTGGTAGTGGCGAGAAAACCGTACTGGAGGAAGAGTTGACGGGCGGTATCTCGGAGCTGACGGCTCTTAGCGTCTAGACGGGACGGCTTTGATCGGGCCATAACTAAACTGTACGGTACAGTTTAGTTATGGCCAAGCTGTCCAATCGGTGGTGGGTGGAGGCTCAGGTACCGATGAACCCTGCCGGCACGTTGATTTCGGGGCCGACCAGTCGCCGCACGACGTCGACCACCCGAAATCTATAGATCCCGGACGAATGACGGCCGTTCGCGCTCACCATGGTCTGGCCCCAGGCGCGGACCTGCCCACACCATTAGGAGGTCGCTCCAATTCCTCTCTTCCTGAAGCCGGGAGGGCCCAACCGTCTCCATCAGGGACAGAAAGTAGAGCGCTGCAGGGCTTCAGCTTCGTCCCAGCTCTCCGTTGGGAGAGGCACCGCTCAATGGAGTCGACGCTGGCCATGGAGGTGGTGTAGTGGACCGAGCCAGGTGGCGGCCGGTCTTCGCCGGCGCTGAGCGTTACCTGGGTAAGGAAGTGAATGCTGCTGGGTTGAAGTAGTCGCGAAAGAGGCGGATTTTTCTATCCTGCAGGTGGACCACATGGAGGTACGACAGGCGATAGGAGGCACCGCTGCCTCGTATCTGGAACGGCATCAGGACCAGCTGCTGGTGGACCTGCAACCGTTGATCGACCATCCGGACCCGGCCGCCGGGCTCAGCGGGTTCTTCGTCCTGATGCTGGAGCAGGCCCGGGCGAAAAAGGTGCTGGTTCATTCGCTCGAACAAGCGGGGATCGATTTCAGGATGAGTGGAGTCCAGGTCACCTCGGACCTGCGCCGGACCCTCGACGAGTTGCCGAACCGCGTACAGCACGCTGGCGCGGTTCGGCCGGAGACGTGACGGGGCTCGACACCTGGATGCTGCTGACGGGCCTGTGTATGTCGGCGCTTGGCCTCCACTGGACCGATGAGGTTCAACGCACCCTGCTCAGCATCGTCCTCCACGGCCTGATGCCCAGCGAGGCGGGCCGAGTTCAGGTAAACCCGGTGCGGTAAGAACGACTCGAGGCCGACGAACATCGAAGATCACCCGCACGGGACCACCGGGTCTGCTCCACGACAGGATGGATCTGGACTCGGCGACTCCTGGCGGTCGAGTCCACTCAACCCTCAAGGCGG includes:
- a CDS encoding aminoglycoside phosphotransferase family protein, encoding MSEHPGAGLFDRGIHIEDGIVRRPRGYWSTAVHDLLHWLDRAGFGLSPKPVQLDAHFEYLRFVDGADQAWPLLPLIQSLEGARAAGVFARRLESTLATYEAPERARWQLPTTTPVQGPVQHGDVGPWNLLWDSERGEICGLIDWDLAGPGPAGYDSGVLAWFMVPVMDDARAYQRGFGTPIDRAARLRAYCDGYGVSCNEMLDRVMAAQQELSNRILSASEDDPPTYAALKKLDLVEQFRGDMEFALNWKHQGVGRDAG
- a CDS encoding NAD(P)/FAD-dependent oxidoreductase, which gives rise to MTADVLIVGAGPTGLAAALELARLGTRPRIIDRLPQPTPFSRAIGVNPRTLELLSPLGLDKVLLSAGHVLPRLNLRTPDRLVATVDFTRLHHQFNHLLALAQSDTERLLTERLAQEGIDVERGVELLSFTQDATGVTASLRNGDRESDVRSAYMLGADGSHSPVRTGLGIAMPGRTYEQPWSLADIRGEWPFERAAVQLIAQPGRAFLAFPFGVDLLRVVSSKGNVLEQLPPGTQVQEVVWHSEFKISARLADTYGRGRVYLAGDAAHLHSPVGARGMNLGIEDGILFARKLASGQLDTYRSDRRAVASHVVRLTEVQTRLVTTAVPLLRGVRDRMLPLALSLPPVRDVILREVSGLRSVRQGA
- a CDS encoding TetR/AcrR family transcriptional regulator; this encodes MARSKPSRLDAKSRQLRDTARQLFLQYGFLATTTDRIAAAAGMSKATLYARYHRKEDLLADVLADLIQTLGPPLPEPVSLLTFPILQQRLEALAHATVTQLMHPEYLALIRILIAEMTTQPELGELFVRAVPQAVLDRTASTLTAARDAGLLHLSDPLVAARALIGPLLTFVLIDGLLARTPQVPDPQHLTDVVDVFLHGVLSSQRSPS